From Daucus carota subsp. sativus chromosome 6, DH1 v3.0, whole genome shotgun sequence, the proteins below share one genomic window:
- the LOC108226278 gene encoding glucan endo-1,3-beta-glucosidase, acidic-like, translating into MKLGATVRHGPEAGPQPVGVCYGTFATNQPSAQEAVSVVQSAGIKRIRLYGPDHNALQSLGNTGIEVMLGVPNRELQWVAASQDNADQWIQGNIKNYTNVNFRYIVVGNGVTPYEFSGTPQYVPFLLQAMRNIQNSISTSAQFNHIPVTTAIDQSDALVNTSPPSQAEFNPAFLQFFDPVIRFLVNTRTPLLVNLHPYYSYLYNKGDIPRDLQKSTTTSQDPRLEYTTFQRRSPVVQDGPLAYTNIFDVMVDSVYSALKKANGAGLDVVVSEIGWPTAGGEGTSNLIAATHNKNLIHHVRNAGTPKRPLKFIEIYIFSLFDEDKRGDNKNWGVFLNNKQAKYRINFSSQ; encoded by the coding sequence ATGAAATTAGGCGCGACAGTAAGACATGGCCCGGAAGCAGGACCGCAGCCAGTAGGTGTGTGCTACGGAACATTTGCTACCAATCAACCCTCCGCCCAAGAAGCTGTTTCTGTTGTCCAATCTGCTGGCATCAAAAGGATTAGACTTTACGGCCCTGACCATAATGCTTTACAATCCCTTGGAAACACCGGAATCGAAGTTATGCTCGGTGTCCCCAACAGGGAGCTTCAATGGGTGGCCGCAAGCCAAGATAACGCGGACCAGTGGATCCAAGGAAACATCAAGAATTACACGAATGTCAACTTCAGGTATATTGTTGTTGGCAATGGGGTCACTCCATACGAATTCTCAGGAACTCCGCAATACGTGCCTTTTCTCCTTCAGGCTATGCGCAACATCCAGAACTCAATATCCACATCTGCGCAATTTAATCATATCCCAGTAACCACCGCAATCGACCAATCGGATGCTCTTGTCAACACTTCCCCTCCGTCCCAAGCCGAATTCAATCCAGCGTTTCTACAATTTTTTGATCCCGTCATTCGTTTCTTGGTTAACACCAGGACACCCTTGCTAGTGAACCTACACCCTTACTACAGCTACCTATACAATAAGGGTGACATTCCTCGTGATCTACAGAAGAGCACTACAACATCGCAAGATCCTCGTCTAGAATACACTACTTTCCAGCGTCGAAGTCCTGTTGTGCAAGATGGACCGCTTGCCTACACGAATATATTCGATGTTATGGTCGACAGTGTATACTCTGCGCTGAAGAAGGCTAATGGCGCCGGTTTGGACGTGGTCGTGTCTGAAATCGGATGGCCAACAGCAGGAGGAGAAGGCACTAGTAATTTAATTGCGGCTACTCACAACAAAAATTTGATTCATCATGTGCGCAACGCTGGTACCCCGAAAAGGCCACTGAAGTTTATCGAGATTTACATCTTTTCCCTGTTCGATGAAGACAAGAGGGGAGACAACAAAAACTGGGGAGTCTTTTTGAACAACAAACAAGCCAAGTATCGGATTAATTTCAGTAGCCAGTAG